Genomic DNA from bacterium:
TAATGAAAAACATAAAACTTTCAGGCAAAAAGTTTTTCATTTTAGAGATTCTTTTTCTCATGATTCACTTATGGTTTTGCCAAATATTTTAAAATTGGCAGCTTAAATTTGCCAAACTCAAGTTATAATATTCATCCTTAAAAAATTTTAATTTTATCATTCTTTGCATACTATTTTTTCCCTTTTCTGTCCCATCCTCAAAATCCAATATACCGCCACTCCTGCAAAAATATGTTTTAATGTGTGCCCGCTTGTAATATTCCCCATCGACCAGACTAATTTATCGGCCAGTTCAAATGCCTTTGATATTGCGTAAAAAACCATCACTGTCCATAAATCATTTGATTTTGTATATCTTGAGGGAAATTTCCATAGAACAAAAGATATCAAAAGCATCGGATAGAATTGAACAATAATATAGGGCCGCAAATCTCCCATGCCCTGCAATTCTGTTACATACCAGTAAATAATGCTGAAGGCTCCGAATAATGTGAGAATTAATAAAAGGATAAAACCCCTGATTTCAAATCGTTCATAAAAAATTGCTGATAAAAATGTCATAAATGATGTTGCAAGGGGCAATCTATCCCATAACATTGTTGTATTATTTGGATTCAAATGATAATATCCTGACCCAAAACCGGTTAAAAATATACTAATAAAAAATATAAGATAGGAAAGGCTAACAAGTTTTTCTTCCTTACTGCATG
This window encodes:
- a CDS encoding ceramidase domain-containing protein, yielding MNHQKSIWLIIIFSLVVFTIMVFVPRIPQYLSYHQFIDNRVFFGIPNFMDVVSNLPFIIIGLVGSIYLVKKYNSCSKEEKLVSLSYLIFFISIFLTGFGSGYYHLNPNNTTMLWDRLPLATSFMTFLSAIFYERFEIRGFILLLILTLFGAFSIIYWYVTELQGMGDLRPYIIVQFYPMLLISFVLWKFPSRYTKSNDLWTVMVFYAISKAFELADKLVWSMGNITSGHTLKHIFAGVAVYWILRMGQKREKIVCKE